A stretch of the Methanosphaera sp. genome encodes the following:
- a CDS encoding glycosyltransferase, with protein MDSEINLDSFDKNKIKRAKEIIIENNLFDDEYYELNYPNTIAEADDLLEHYLTVGYKLGYDPSEEFNTNEYIKEHEQLRKYNINPLIYYAINNFDNNDDDGKSSGKSGDDDVELKGDIDDYITDNSSIRKYHESQDISEQNMDIAQLSVDINDKIKQLNEKSQVYVERFMQTNENVKEIYDENTSNSAIKTNNELTDDDIKKAKLLIEENNLFDPIYYNSCYPHVFEKNSDLLDHYLNEGYLKGFNPSEYFDTNFYMQYDDVKKSGMNPLIFYVLYDLGSERRTTNKVTPDDIQKAIDIIKDENLFDEKFYITQIPQLKDTSLDALMHYIIEGYKNNLNPSKNFNTLFYKMRYLEGSDDINPLVDYVLNHHDNETIFKLGESKINEYVELIYDSNRFDEKYYKDQTNLDMGDKALIKHYIIEGEMLGYNPNHEFDTKYYLENNSDVVLASANAFYHYLTKGISKGKHPIATKSEINKKQQQEDEYKRQAEIIEKSTLFDSEYYLKQYSDVKYTMQNPAYHYISRGYKESKNPSRYFDNNYYMYRYKHRRGVDINPLYHYIVEGENLGYASKYFYSDVDKKEAEIEINTDIISQSYPKYDSTAPKVSIIILNYNGEKYLKKLFDSIDESTNYPNYEVIVVENDSTDDSIDIICEYKEKLDLVVLKNRINKTYAQAYNDAIEYATGEYVIFMDNDIELLDGWLNHLIQTAQENENVGVVGAKLIYPDCSNSINNKGKSYKLQHTSVKFIQSGKYILPYNRDDGRVYRYNEHIIEEVPAVNGSLMLIRRDVFDEVGGFDEEYIYGYEAVDLSLRLYKKGYVNYYNSNAAAYHNNRATVDNRIEGLVNTQKALNNQHFAKKWQRWLKKEVLNDKIRCNRFFTEKPLKFTFITLEKGKYAATGEYFIAQGLAEELENRGYEVNFISKSNDEDKFNIDCDVDVIISLVNSYNIDKIKVKNNLVIKIAWILNWPEWWINKSYFESYDLVLCSNSRSLHYINENSGYEAQLLAVATNPEKFNPDVKSREEFECDYIFAGNDWHDEREISEILNPDEIPYKFKIYGKRWQNFENLEKYNMGHQLYEIMPEVYASTKIIIDDATDLTEVPSGVNGRIFDGLASGKLVITNGEIGAKELFGDKLPVYHDADSLKEQIEFYLSEPELMDATVEELRSIVLKQHTYKVRADELIEILADFASKDRIIIKYPTPRAQNKYHWGDYHFGLQLQKEFNLHGYPSRLQLHDDWRNNTDALYDIVLVLRGTGLYEPKPSHYNILWNISHPNRVSVGEYNSFDKVYISSNYWTEKIKPVLDVDVEALLQCTNPQRFHRHYDEHYKSQLLFVGNSRMIYRKILHDLLPTDYDLQIYGNNWEGILDDKYITDNYIPNEEVYRAYSSCDVLLNDHWDDMLEKGFISNRIFDALACGATIVSDHVKGIEDVFGDSVIVYEDKEDLPAKIEEALNREPVEVDVVAEHTYAKRVEKIIADYEEKINKK; from the coding sequence GATATGATCCATCAGAGGAATTTAATACAAATGAATACATCAAAGAGCATGAACAACTACGTAAATACAATATAAATCCATTAATTTACTATGCAATAAATAATTTTGACAATAATGATGATGATGGAAAATCTAGTGGAAAATCTGGTGATGATGATGTTGAATTAAAAGGTGATATAGATGATTATATTACAGATAATTCATCAATAAGAAAATATCATGAAAGTCAGGATATATCAGAGCAAAATATGGATATTGCACAGTTAAGTGTTGATATTAATGATAAAATCAAGCAATTAAATGAAAAAAGTCAGGTTTATGTTGAAAGATTTATGCAGACAAATGAAAATGTAAAAGAAATCTATGATGAAAATACATCAAATTCAGCAATTAAAACAAATAATGAACTAACAGATGATGATATTAAAAAGGCAAAACTATTAATTGAAGAAAACAACCTCTTTGATCCAATCTATTATAATAGTTGCTATCCACACGTATTTGAGAAGAACTCCGATCTTCTAGATCATTATCTTAATGAGGGCTATCTTAAGGGATTTAATCCATCTGAGTATTTTGATACTAATTTTTACATGCAATATGATGATGTTAAAAAAAGTGGTATGAACCCACTTATATTTTATGTATTGTATGATCTTGGATCAGAACGTAGAACTACAAATAAAGTTACACCAGATGATATACAAAAGGCAATTGATATAATTAAAGATGAAAATCTATTTGATGAAAAATTCTACATAACACAGATTCCACAACTAAAAGATACATCACTTGATGCTTTAATGCACTATATCATTGAGGGATATAAGAATAATCTTAATCCATCAAAGAATTTTAACACACTTTTCTATAAGATGCGATATCTTGAAGGTAGTGATGATATAAATCCACTAGTTGACTATGTATTAAATCATCATGATAATGAAACAATATTCAAACTTGGAGAATCTAAGATCAATGAATATGTAGAATTAATATATGATTCTAACAGATTTGATGAAAAATACTACAAAGATCAGACAAATCTAGATATGGGTGATAAAGCCTTAATAAAACACTACATAATAGAAGGTGAAATGCTAGGCTATAATCCAAATCATGAATTTGACACAAAATACTACCTTGAAAATAATAGTGATGTAGTTTTAGCATCAGCAAATGCATTCTATCACTACCTGACAAAGGGAATTAGTAAAGGTAAACATCCAATAGCAACAAAAAGTGAAATTAACAAAAAACAACAACAAGAAGATGAATATAAAAGACAGGCAGAAATAATAGAAAAAAGCACACTATTTGATAGTGAATACTACCTAAAACAGTATTCTGATGTTAAATATACAATGCAAAATCCAGCATATCATTACATATCACGAGGATATAAAGAATCTAAAAATCCATCCAGATACTTTGATAACAACTACTACATGTATCGATATAAACATAGGCGTGGTGTTGATATAAATCCACTATATCACTACATAGTTGAGGGTGAAAATCTAGGATATGCATCAAAATACTTCTATAGTGATGTTGATAAAAAAGAGGCAGAAATAGAGATAAATACTGATATTATATCACAAAGCTATCCTAAATATGATTCAACTGCTCCAAAAGTTTCAATTATAATACTAAATTATAATGGAGAAAAATATCTTAAAAAACTATTTGACTCAATTGATGAATCAACAAACTATCCAAACTATGAAGTTATAGTGGTAGAAAATGATTCAACAGATGATTCAATTGACATAATATGTGAATATAAAGAAAAACTAGACCTGGTTGTTCTTAAAAATAGGATTAATAAGACATATGCACAGGCATACAACGATGCAATAGAATATGCAACAGGTGAATATGTAATTTTCATGGACAATGATATAGAACTACTTGATGGATGGCTTAATCATCTCATACAAACAGCACAAGAAAATGAAAATGTAGGAGTTGTAGGTGCAAAACTCATCTATCCTGACTGTAGTAATTCAATAAATAACAAGGGAAAATCATACAAGCTACAACATACATCAGTAAAATTCATACAATCAGGTAAATACATACTTCCATATAATCGTGATGATGGACGGGTATACAGATACAATGAACATATAATAGAAGAAGTACCTGCTGTAAATGGATCATTAATGCTTATACGTCGTGATGTATTTGATGAAGTGGGAGGATTTGATGAAGAATACATATATGGATATGAAGCTGTGGATTTATCACTTAGATTATATAAAAAAGGCTATGTAAATTATTATAATTCAAATGCAGCAGCATACCATAACAATCGTGCAACTGTTGATAATAGAATAGAAGGATTAGTAAACACACAAAAAGCATTAAATAATCAACACTTCGCAAAGAAATGGCAAAGATGGCTTAAAAAAGAAGTATTAAATGATAAGATACGATGTAATAGGTTCTTTACAGAAAAACCACTGAAATTCACCTTCATAACACTAGAAAAAGGAAAATATGCAGCAACAGGTGAATATTTTATAGCACAAGGACTTGCCGAAGAACTAGAAAATAGGGGATATGAAGTAAATTTCATATCAAAAAGTAATGATGAAGATAAATTTAACATTGACTGTGATGTTGATGTGATAATATCACTTGTAAATAGTTATAACATCGATAAAATCAAGGTAAAAAACAATCTTGTAATAAAAATAGCATGGATTCTTAACTGGCCTGAATGGTGGATAAATAAGTCATACTTTGAATCATATGACCTAGTATTATGTTCAAATAGTCGATCTCTTCACTATATTAATGAAAATTCAGGATATGAAGCACAACTACTTGCTGTGGCAACAAATCCTGAAAAATTCAATCCAGATGTAAAGTCTAGAGAGGAATTTGAATGTGACTACATCTTTGCAGGAAATGACTGGCATGATGAGCGTGAAATATCAGAAATATTAAATCCTGATGAAATACCATATAAATTTAAAATCTATGGAAAAAGATGGCAAAACTTTGAAAATCTAGAAAAATACAACATGGGACATCAATTATATGAAATAATGCCTGAAGTTTATGCATCAACAAAGATAATAATAGATGATGCAACAGATCTTACAGAAGTACCATCAGGTGTAAATGGACGTATATTTGATGGACTTGCATCAGGAAAACTAGTTATAACAAACGGTGAAATAGGAGCAAAAGAATTATTTGGAGATAAACTGCCAGTATATCATGATGCAGATTCACTAAAAGAACAGATAGAATTCTACCTAAGTGAACCAGAACTAATGGATGCAACAGTTGAGGAATTACGTAGTATTGTATTAAAACAACATACATATAAGGTACGTGCAGATGAGTTAATTGAAATACTTGCAGATTTTGCATCTAAAGATCGTATAATAATAAAGTATCCAACACCAAGAGCACAAAATAAGTATCATTGGGGAGATTATCACTTTGGATTACAACTTCAGAAGGAATTTAACTTACATGGATATCCATCAAGACTTCAACTTCATGATGACTGGAGAAATAATACAGATGCACTCTATGATATAGTACTGGTACTTCGTGGTACAGGACTTTATGAGCCAAAACCATCACATTATAACATACTATGGAATATTTCACATCCTAACCGTGTAAGTGTTGGTGAATACAATAGCTTTGATAAGGTTTATATTTCATCAAATTACTGGACAGAGAAGATAAAACCAGTACTTGATGTTGATGTAGAAGCACTACTTCAATGTACAAATCCACAGAGATTCCACAGACATTATGATGAACACTACAAAAGTCAACTATTATTTGTTGGAAATTCAAGAATGATATATCGTAAGATTTTACATGATCTTCTACCAACAGATTATGATCTTCAAATCTATGGAAATAACTGGGAAGGAATACTTGATGATAAATACATAACAGATAATTATATTCCAAATGAGGAAGTATACAGGGCATATTCATCATGTGATGTACTACTAAATGATCACTGGGATGACATGCTTGAGAAAGGTTTTATATCAAATAGAATCTTTGATGCTCTTGCATGTGGTGCAACAATAGTATCAGATCATGTAAAGGGAATTGAAGATGTCTTTGGTGATAGTGTTATTGTATATGAAGATAAAGAAGATCTTCCAGCAAAAATAGAAGAAGCATTAAATCGTGAACCTGTAGAAGTAGATGTTGTAGCTGAACATACATATGCAAAGCGTGTTGAAAAAATTATTGCAGATTATGAAGAAAAGATAAATAAAAAATAG